In Zingiber officinale cultivar Zhangliang chromosome 6A, Zo_v1.1, whole genome shotgun sequence, a single genomic region encodes these proteins:
- the LOC121993864 gene encoding protein MKS1-like, which yields MSSSKMQLKGRRPPPLAVRDESHKAQKPQRKAVVVYLVSPDVIHADASEFKALVQSLTGPSSLPAAVKSAGNPQQFPVRVKARGPKRSGGMSTGESLALVGTPPLSPSSPALPALFLHDLSPPCLWPGVAGDGVPIDE from the coding sequence ATGTCGTCTTCAAAGATGCAGTTGAAGGGGCGGCGGCCGCCGCCGCTGGCTGTTCGTGATGAGTCGCACAAGGCGCAGAAGCCCCAGCGGAAGGCCGTCGTCGTGTACCTGGTGTCGCCCGATGTCATCCATGCCGACGCCAGCGAGTTCAAGGCGCTGGTGCAGAGCCTGACAGGGCCGTCGTCGTTGCCGGCCGCCGTCAAGTCCGCCGGCAACCCGCAGCAGTTTCCGGTGAGGGTGAAAGCCCGAGGGCCGAAGCGCTCCGGCGGTATGTCGACCGGGGAGTCGTTGGCCTTGGTTGGAACTCCCCCCTTGTCGCCGTCCTCGCCTGCGCTGCCTGCTCTGTTCTTGCATGACCTGAGCCCTCCTTGTTTGTGGCCAGGCGTCGCCGGAGACGGAGTTCCGATCGATGAGTGA
- the LOC121995642 gene encoding UDP-glycosyltransferase 73C6-like: MSGSNRKPVHFVLIPFLAQGHMIPMIDLARVLSLRGALVTVVTTPANASRCAYVVDRANEAAGGDEPPIRLVEIRFPCAEAGLPEGCESIDLIPSADLTHNFFTAFGMLREPLLLHLRQQRGRPKPSCLVSDSCILWTGDVARELRIPRLIFESSSCFYLLCSHAVSELEHAEDSASSPFEPLLVPELPHRVETVRAQSSRFFDLPGFKRYREEWVEDQSSAHGFLINTFRELESPYLDGYEKAVGKRVWPVGPFALCYKDGEKVSRGNRVATDVADRILRWLDANEPGSVVYVNFGSLVRNSPSHLQAVGLGLEASNRPFLWAVKQEETSEEEMEAWLSLFEERTRARGLTTRGWVPQVLILSHPSVGGFMTHCGWNSTLEAVAAGVPMITWPHFWDQFLNEKLVVNVLGIGVALKPNTEAVFISHLSHGLIGGEDVEKAVKELMDGGEEGEERRKRARELGEKARKAMEEGGSSYEESNLMIQHVLQLGEELEHECV, translated from the coding sequence ATGAGCGGCAGCAATCGGAAGCCCGTCCACTTCGTCCTGATTCCCTTCCTTGCTCAAGGCCACATGATCCCCATGATCGACTTGGCCCGCGTCCTCTCCCTCCGCGGCGCCCTCGTCACCGTCGTCACTACCCCTGCCAACGCCTCCCGCTGCGCTTACGTTGTTGACCGCGCCAACGAGGCCGCCGGCGGCGACGAACCGCCGATCCGACTCGTCGAGATCCGCTTTCCCTGCGCAGAGGCCGGATTGCCGGAGGGATGCGAGAGCATCGACCTCATCCCCTCCGCCGATCTCACCCACAATTTTTTCACGGCGTTCGGGATGCTGCGGGAGCCGCTGCTGCTCCACCTCCGGCAGCAGCGGGGCCGGCCCAAGCCGAGCTGCCTCGTCTCCGACTCCTGCATACTGTGGACGGGCGACGTGGCTCGGGAGCTGCGAATCCCTCGTTTGATCTTCGAGTCGTCCTCCTGCTTCTACCTCCTCTGCAGCCACGCCGTGAGCGAGCTGGAGCACGCAGAGGACTCTGCTTCGTCGCCGTTCGAACCCCTCCTTGTGCCCGAGTTGCCTCACCGAGTAGAGACGGTGCGCGCCCAGTCGAGCAGGTTCTTCGACCTACCAGGGTTCAAGAGGTATCGCGAGGAGTGGGTGGAGGATCAATCCTCTGCCCATGGTTTCTTGATCAATACCTTCCGTGAATTGGAGTCGCCGTATCTCGATGGATACGAGAAGGCGGTCGGCAAGAGGGTTTGGCCCGTCGGCCCCTTTGCCCTCTGTTACAAGGACGGGGAGAAGGTGTCGAGAGGGAACCGGGTGGCGACCGACGTGGCCGACCGCATCTTGAGATGGCTGGACGCCAACGAGCCCGGGTCGGTGGTGTACGTCAACTTCGGGAGCCTGGTGAGGAACAGCCCGTCGCATCTGCAGGCGGTGGGGCTCGGCCTGGAGGCATCGAACAGGCCGTTCCTCTGGGCGGTGAAGCAGGAGGAGACGTCGGAGGAGGAGATGGAGGCGTGGCTATCCCTGTTTGAGGAGAGGACGCGGGCTCGTGGTCTGACGACGAGGGGGTGGGTGCCGCAGGTGCTCATCTTATCGCACCCTTCGGTGGGGGGATTCATGACGCACTGCGGTTGGAACTCGACGCTGGAGGCGGTGGCAGCCGGCGTGCCGATGATCACGTGGCCACACTTTTGGGACCAGTTCCTCAACGAGAAGCTGGTGGTGAATGTGCTGGGGATCGGCGTGGCGCTCAAGCCCAATACCGAGGCCGTCTTCATCTCTCATCTCAGCCATGGTTTGATCGGCGGGGAGGATGTGGAGAAGGCGGTGAAGGAGTTGATGGACGGAGGGGAGgaaggagaagagaggaggaagagagcgaGGGAACTGGGGGAGAAGGCCAGGAAGGCAATGGAGGAAGGAGGTTCTTCGTACGAGGAGTCGAATCTGATGATTCAACATGTGCTCCAGCTCGGAGAGGAGCTCGAACATGAATGCGTGTAA